A genomic window from Erythrobacter sp. BLCC-B19 includes:
- a CDS encoding TonB-dependent receptor produces the protein MTPTRPASRLLALGCVGAAAFAMPAQAQTAEPEQEQEQPARRLGSVTVTDTVIEDSYKPEVASNPLITQPLRDTPRTVTVLDKSFLKDNQAVSFTEALRNVPGITLGVGEGGAGSGDFINLRGFDASNDIAIDGFADRLQYSRSDVFNIEQIEVYKGANTALSGAGGAAGQINLVTKRAVADTFVNADVGLGNRDWRRATADANVLLDADKGIAARINLMAHDQGVAGRDFVGQKRFGIAPSLAFGLDQDTTITASLQYQEDDNLIDYGVPLLASGAPANFPLSNYYGWRNIDFEDQELLIATVTLDHRISDVVSLTGGVRWGEVRREAVWSTPRPTSQASLQAAVDAINAGNTAGATYVIGGPQGLGRISRNEVAAARAAVVIDHPVRDGGIGNALVIGAEVSRESLTRDTISTTGLAGTARNLFAPEPDFAGAFTQSRTYGLIDNSADRIAVYGTDTFKIGEALQINLGGRYERFEANLGGTQYAALATRSFSEDLFSWQAGVVWKPAENASLYVSYSDARQPQTLGATATGTVTTANAALPALKNENYEVGAKVDLFDGALALTAAAFRNQRVNQPITVDGDVTLTGRQRVQGVELSATGNITDAWQVFAAYTFLDSEIQRAGTGAELTVGEEIAGTPEHSATLWSTYDTGIGLRLGGGFNYVGEFATRNSTLANQAWTGGDYWLLNAMAEYRFSDTLAVQVNANNLANERYLQRIRANDTYVIAVPGEGRTVMATLRVSF, from the coding sequence ATGACCCCCACCCGTCCCGCCTCCCGCCTGCTTGCTCTCGGCTGCGTCGGTGCTGCCGCCTTTGCGATGCCCGCGCAGGCGCAGACCGCCGAGCCGGAGCAGGAGCAGGAGCAGCCCGCCCGCAGGCTCGGCAGCGTCACCGTGACCGACACCGTGATCGAGGACAGCTACAAGCCAGAGGTCGCCTCAAACCCGCTCATCACACAGCCGCTGCGCGATACGCCGCGCACCGTCACCGTGCTCGACAAGAGCTTCCTCAAGGATAATCAGGCCGTCAGCTTCACCGAAGCGCTGCGCAATGTCCCCGGCATCACGCTGGGCGTGGGCGAAGGCGGCGCAGGATCGGGCGATTTCATCAATCTGCGCGGCTTCGATGCCAGCAACGACATCGCCATCGACGGGTTCGCCGACCGCCTGCAATACAGCCGTTCGGACGTGTTCAACATCGAACAGATCGAGGTCTACAAGGGCGCCAACACCGCGCTTTCGGGCGCGGGCGGCGCGGCGGGGCAGATCAACCTCGTCACCAAGCGCGCGGTCGCCGACACCTTCGTCAACGCCGATGTGGGGCTGGGCAACCGCGACTGGCGGCGCGCCACGGCAGACGCCAACGTGCTGCTCGATGCGGACAAGGGCATTGCCGCGCGGATCAATCTGATGGCGCATGATCAGGGCGTGGCCGGGCGCGACTTTGTGGGCCAGAAGCGCTTTGGCATCGCCCCCTCGCTCGCCTTCGGGCTCGATCAGGATACGACCATCACCGCCAGCCTCCAGTATCAGGAGGACGACAACCTGATCGATTACGGCGTGCCCCTGCTGGCGAGCGGCGCACCGGCCAATTTCCCGCTCAGCAACTACTATGGCTGGCGCAATATCGATTTCGAGGATCAGGAGCTGCTGATCGCCACGGTCACGCTCGATCACAGGATCAGCGATGTGGTGAGCCTCACCGGAGGCGTGCGCTGGGGCGAGGTGCGGCGCGAGGCGGTGTGGTCGACCCCGCGCCCGACCAGTCAGGCAAGCCTGCAAGCCGCCGTCGATGCCATCAATGCCGGGAACACCGCCGGGGCCACCTATGTGATCGGCGGGCCGCAGGGACTTGGCCGGATCAGCCGCAACGAAGTCGCCGCCGCGCGTGCCGCCGTGGTGATCGACCATCCGGTGCGCGATGGCGGGATCGGCAATGCCCTCGTCATCGGGGCCGAAGTCAGCCGCGAAAGCCTGACCCGCGACACCATCTCCACCACCGGCCTCGCGGGCACCGCGCGCAACCTGTTCGCGCCCGAGCCGGACTTCGCCGGGGCTTTCACGCAAAGCCGCACCTATGGCCTGATCGACAACAGCGCCGACCGGATCGCGGTCTATGGCACCGACACCTTCAAGATCGGCGAGGCGTTGCAGATCAATCTCGGCGGGCGTTACGAACGCTTCGAGGCGAATCTCGGCGGCACGCAATATGCCGCGCTTGCGACCCGCAGTTTCAGCGAAGACCTGTTCAGCTGGCAGGCGGGCGTGGTGTGGAAGCCGGCCGAGAACGCCAGTCTCTACGTCAGCTATTCCGACGCGCGCCAGCCGCAGACCCTCGGCGCGACTGCGACCGGGACGGTGACCACCGCCAATGCCGCTCTGCCCGCGCTGAAGAACGAGAATTACGAGGTGGGCGCCAAGGTCGATCTGTTTGATGGCGCGCTGGCGCTGACTGCGGCGGCGTTCCGCAACCAACGGGTCAACCAGCCGATCACGGTCGATGGCGATGTCACGCTGACCGGGCGGCAGCGGGTGCAGGGGGTGGAACTCTCCGCCACCGGCAACATCACCGATGCCTGGCAGGTGTTCGCCGCCTACACCTTCCTCGATTCCGAAATCCAGCGCGCGGGCACCGGCGCGGAGCTGACCGTGGGCGAGGAAATTGCAGGCACGCCCGAACACAGCGCGACGCTGTGGAGCACCTATGACACCGGCATCGGCCTGCGTCTGGGCGGCGGGTTCAATTACGTGGGCGAATTCGCCACCCGCAACTCGACTCTGGCCAATCAGGCATGGACGGGCGGCGATTACTGGCTGCTCAATGCGATGGCGGAATACCGCTTCAGCGACACCCTCGCGGTGCAGGTCAACGCCAACAACCTCGCGAACGAGCGCTATCTCCAACGCATCCGCGCCAATGACACCTATGTGATCGCGGTGCCCGGCGAGGGGCGCACGGTGATGGCGACCCTGCGGGTGAGCTTCTAG